In Desulfosalsimonas propionicica, the following are encoded in one genomic region:
- a CDS encoding DNA polymerase III subunit alpha, whose translation MIPLAVHSGYSFLQGTSGVEALVGHAAALGHEWLALTDTDNLCGLWAFMAACRRHGIRPITGAEITEPATSRRAVCLVKDTRGYAGLCRLLSCRHTSSDFDLASGLAAFGKGLVVLVSDPDLLYAGHEANLDMVAAMFGHPLPADHLLYRAARRLDIPLVAAPAVFFSRPEDFEIHRVLRAIAGNTIRCRLTPRDTARKDAFLAAPRQYMRRFAACPQAVLQNAAIAERIGFTGPDFGLVMPPYESALPEQAAGQLRRAAYEGARRRYGQLSAAVTRRLDHELDIISAMGFCGYFLIVADIVRQSPRTCGRGSGAASLVAYCLGITNVCPVKHNLYFERFLNPGRKDPPDLDVDFAWDERDAVISGVLEKYAGRAALVCNHVCFGDRMAIRETARVLGMTEREISRGMKAEDPPPPWPEIFRIAARIAGLPRNLSVHPGGVVITPKAIDTYAPVQTTAKGLPVLQWDKDGMEDAGLVKIDLLGNRSLGVIRDALAGVCQNGAEIDENAWVPEEDPATWQMVAQGGTMGCFYIESPAMRLLQEKSRTGDFSHLVIHSSIIRPAANEVIQEYLRRLRGGAWKPIHPLAADVLTETYGLMVYQEDVSRVAVCVAGFSHAEADGLRKVMSKKDRSRHLGDYYQRFAAGAQQRGVASGDMEAIWRMIMSFGGYSFCKPHSASYARVSFQAAYLKTHFPAEFMAAVISNQGGFYSAFAYVSEARRLGVTVLGPDVEKSRIAWTGKGKKLRVGLVSVKGLSFAGCRRIVCEQGRGAFACAQDFFDRVGPDETEARALIHCGALDRFHPEKNRAVLLWQFCARARAKRPGAESAGLFSAPSAAAMPDLPEADALLRLRREFAVLGFLCHCHPMSLFVHALKGANTIKAADIPASAGRRVRFAGWRITGKTVLSKKGDPMEFVTFEDETGLVETTFFPDAFDRFAGVLESGRAFLLSGVVEKNWGAATLRVDWLQKLGAATGRMAS comes from the coding sequence ATGATCCCCCTGGCGGTGCATTCCGGTTATTCTTTTTTACAGGGTACATCTGGTGTGGAGGCCCTGGTGGGCCATGCTGCGGCCCTGGGCCATGAGTGGCTGGCGCTCACGGATACGGACAACCTCTGCGGCCTATGGGCCTTTATGGCCGCCTGCCGCCGTCACGGTATCCGCCCCATTACAGGCGCTGAAATCACGGAACCGGCCACGTCCAGGCGTGCGGTCTGCCTGGTCAAAGACACCCGGGGCTATGCCGGGTTGTGCCGGCTTTTGAGCTGCCGCCACACAAGTTCGGATTTTGACCTGGCATCCGGGTTGGCTGCTTTTGGAAAAGGGTTGGTGGTGCTGGTTTCAGACCCGGATCTGCTGTATGCCGGCCATGAGGCAAATCTTGACATGGTGGCGGCCATGTTTGGACACCCGCTGCCCGCAGATCATCTTCTGTACAGGGCCGCCCGGCGTCTGGATATTCCCCTTGTGGCCGCACCGGCGGTTTTTTTCAGCCGGCCCGAAGATTTTGAAATTCACCGGGTGCTGCGCGCCATTGCCGGAAACACCATCCGATGCCGCCTGACACCCCGGGATACGGCCAGGAAAGACGCTTTTCTGGCTGCACCCCGGCAATACATGCGCCGGTTTGCCGCATGCCCGCAAGCTGTTTTACAAAACGCGGCCATCGCCGAACGCATCGGTTTTACCGGCCCGGATTTCGGCCTTGTGATGCCTCCGTATGAATCCGCACTTCCGGAACAGGCAGCCGGGCAACTGCGCCGGGCGGCCTATGAAGGCGCCCGGCGCCGCTACGGCCAGCTGTCCGCGGCGGTCACCCGGCGCCTGGACCATGAACTCGACATTATTTCCGCAATGGGTTTTTGCGGCTATTTTTTGATTGTGGCCGATATTGTCCGCCAAAGTCCCCGCACCTGCGGCCGCGGCTCAGGGGCGGCCTCCCTGGTGGCTTATTGTCTGGGCATTACCAATGTCTGTCCGGTAAAACACAATCTTTATTTTGAGCGGTTCTTAAACCCGGGGCGCAAGGATCCGCCGGACCTGGATGTGGACTTTGCCTGGGATGAGCGCGATGCCGTGATTTCCGGGGTGCTGGAGAAATATGCGGGCCGCGCCGCCCTGGTATGCAATCATGTGTGCTTTGGAGACCGCATGGCGATCCGGGAAACCGCCCGGGTGCTGGGCATGACCGAGCGCGAGATCTCCCGGGGCATGAAGGCCGAGGACCCGCCGCCGCCCTGGCCGGAGATTTTCCGGATAGCCGCACGGATCGCCGGGCTTCCCAGAAACCTGTCCGTGCATCCGGGCGGTGTTGTCATTACCCCGAAGGCCATTGACACTTACGCGCCCGTGCAGACCACTGCCAAAGGGCTGCCGGTTCTGCAATGGGACAAGGACGGAATGGAAGACGCCGGGCTGGTAAAGATTGACCTGCTGGGCAACCGCAGCCTGGGCGTGATCCGCGACGCCCTGGCCGGGGTTTGCCAAAATGGCGCAGAAATTGATGAAAACGCCTGGGTCCCGGAAGAGGATCCCGCCACCTGGCAGATGGTGGCCCAGGGGGGGACCATGGGGTGTTTTTACATTGAAAGTCCGGCCATGCGCCTTTTGCAGGAAAAAAGCCGTACCGGTGATTTCAGCCACCTGGTGATTCATTCCTCCATTATCCGGCCGGCGGCCAACGAGGTGATCCAGGAATATCTCCGCCGGCTCCGGGGCGGGGCCTGGAAGCCCATCCATCCCCTGGCCGCAGATGTTCTCACCGAAACCTACGGCCTGATGGTCTACCAGGAAGATGTCTCCCGGGTGGCTGTATGCGTGGCGGGCTTTTCCCACGCCGAAGCCGACGGACTGCGCAAGGTCATGTCCAAAAAAGACCGCAGCCGCCATCTGGGGGATTATTATCAGCGATTTGCCGCAGGCGCCCAGCAGCGCGGGGTGGCATCCGGGGACATGGAGGCCATCTGGCGCATGATCATGAGCTTTGGCGGCTATAGCTTTTGCAAGCCCCACAGCGCATCCTATGCCCGGGTCTCGTTTCAGGCCGCCTACCTGAAAACCCATTTTCCCGCTGAGTTCATGGCCGCTGTGATCAGCAACCAGGGCGGGTTTTACTCCGCTTTTGCCTATGTGTCCGAAGCCCGGCGCCTGGGCGTGACCGTGCTGGGCCCGGATGTGGAAAAAAGCCGGATTGCCTGGACCGGGAAAGGGAAAAAACTGCGCGTGGGGCTGGTGTCTGTAAAGGGCTTGTCTTTTGCCGGCTGCCGGCGCATTGTTTGCGAGCAGGGCAGGGGGGCGTTTGCCTGTGCCCAGGATTTTTTTGACCGGGTGGGCCCGGATGAAACCGAAGCCCGGGCCCTGATTCATTGCGGCGCCCTGGACCGCTTTCATCCGGAAAAAAACCGGGCGGTTCTGCTGTGGCAGTTCTGCGCCCGGGCCCGGGCCAAAAGGCCCGGGGCAGAATCGGCCGGCCTGTTTTCCGCCCCATCTGCTGCGGCCATGCCGGATCTGCCCGAGGCAGACGCATTGCTGCGGCTTCGCCGGGAATTTGCCGTGCTCGGATTTTTATGCCATTGCCACCCCATGAGCCTTTTTGTCCATGCCCTGAAAGGGGCAAATACGATCAAGGCCGCTGATATCCCGGCTTCTGCCGGCCGGCGGGTGCGGTTTGCCGGCTGGCGGATCACCGGCAAGACGGTTTTGTCCAAAAAGGGCGATCCCATGGAATTTGTCACCTTTGAAGACGAAACCGGTTTGGTGGAGACCACGTTTTTTCCGGATGCCTTTGACCGGTTTGCCGGTGTGCTGGAATCCGGTCGTGCGTTTCTGCTCTCCGGGGTGGTGGAAAAAAACTGGGGGGCCGCCACCCTGCGGGTGGACTGGCTCCAAAAGCTCGGCGCGGCAACAGGGCGGATGGCTTCGTGA
- a CDS encoding AEC family transporter, with the protein MILNTLFPVFAVIFLGSVLRLSGFVSRDFFHASDRLVYFIFFPCMLFWKIGTGDPSAGFDPYLFAAVLASVLLVFVLSTAYIVFGKVGTFQAGSFSQSCYRFNTYIGMAVMLKAAGDSGVVLFAVLIGLIIPVINVLSVGVLIWFSEKDYPPGQKAWYMLRALATNPLILACIAGIGFSVSGLRLPVFADNTLSLVSMLTLPLALISIGSALGIKKLGSGFRLALTAAFFKLMVLPAAGFFFMKMFGVSQIAFQVGMIFFCLPASTAIYVLSSQMNSDTQLASASIVVSTLLSFVSLSGALMLV; encoded by the coding sequence ATGATTCTAAACACCTTGTTTCCGGTCTTTGCTGTAATTTTTCTGGGAAGCGTTCTCAGGCTGTCCGGATTTGTGAGCCGGGATTTTTTTCATGCCTCAGACCGGCTGGTTTATTTTATTTTCTTTCCCTGCATGCTGTTTTGGAAAATCGGCACAGGCGATCCGTCCGCCGGGTTTGACCCTTATTTGTTTGCTGCTGTGCTGGCATCGGTGCTGCTGGTTTTCGTTCTGAGCACCGCTTATATTGTTTTCGGAAAGGTGGGGACTTTTCAGGCAGGCAGTTTTTCCCAGAGCTGCTACCGGTTTAATACCTATATCGGCATGGCTGTGATGCTCAAGGCAGCAGGCGATTCCGGCGTTGTTTTGTTTGCGGTGTTGATCGGGCTGATCATTCCGGTGATCAATGTGCTGTCAGTAGGGGTTTTGATCTGGTTTTCAGAAAAAGATTATCCGCCAGGGCAAAAAGCATGGTATATGCTCCGTGCCCTTGCCACCAATCCGCTGATTCTGGCCTGTATTGCCGGTATTGGGTTTTCTGTATCCGGTCTGCGGCTGCCGGTATTTGCAGACAACACGCTTTCCTTGGTATCCATGCTCACCCTTCCCCTGGCCCTGATTTCCATCGGCAGCGCCCTGGGGATAAAAAAGTTGGGCAGCGGTTTCCGGCTGGCGCTCACCGCAGCTTTTTTTAAGCTGATGGTCCTGCCTGCTGCGGGTTTTTTTTTCATGAAAATGTTTGGTGTATCCCAAATCGCATTTCAGGTGGGCATGATTTTTTTCTGTCTGCCGGCTTCAACAGCGATTTACGTGCTGTCCTCGCAAATGAATTCGGATACCCAGCTGGCGTCCGCCTCGATTGTGGTTTCCACCCTGCTTTCCTTTGTTTCCCTGTCAGGGGCCCTGATGCTGGTTTGA
- a CDS encoding TAXI family TRAP transporter solute-binding subunit, with product MRKSSLLLLFAAFTLCFSLFAADGQAKSAFVSIGGGPTGGTFNYFANGISIFAPKQLDGIRMSPEGSGGSVENVRRVHSGDFDFGISYAVDIGLGAEGKLPQDEKVYDKVRCIGYLYGAPAQLVVRADSDYKSAMDLKGKRVAVGNAGSGAATSAERFFRHIGVWENFNPQFLGYSTAASAFQDGKIEAFWVLVGYPNASVIEAATQTRIRLIDVGVDAEKTGFYDAYAYAPTTIPAGTYPDQEKDCHTFQDSTLLTTRADVDDEIVYNITRVIWSEKGLEFMRQAHGAAKEMSLENNFKNASRPLAKGAAKFWNEKGRQIPPELKPVD from the coding sequence ATGAGAAAATCGTCTTTATTGCTTCTGTTTGCCGCATTTACGCTTTGTTTTTCACTGTTTGCAGCAGACGGCCAGGCCAAAAGTGCTTTTGTTTCCATCGGCGGCGGCCCCACGGGCGGTACGTTTAATTACTTTGCCAACGGCATTTCCATTTTCGCACCCAAACAGCTCGATGGGATTCGCATGTCCCCGGAAGGATCTGGCGGATCGGTGGAAAATGTACGCCGGGTTCATTCCGGCGATTTTGACTTCGGCATTTCCTATGCCGTTGATATCGGTCTGGGCGCAGAAGGAAAACTGCCGCAGGATGAAAAAGTTTACGACAAGGTGCGATGCATCGGCTATCTTTACGGTGCGCCCGCCCAGCTTGTGGTCCGGGCCGACAGTGATTACAAAAGCGCCATGGATCTGAAGGGAAAGCGCGTGGCAGTGGGCAATGCCGGATCGGGTGCGGCCACATCCGCTGAACGGTTCTTCCGCCATATTGGCGTGTGGGAAAATTTCAATCCCCAGTTCCTGGGCTATTCCACAGCTGCATCGGCTTTTCAGGACGGAAAGATTGAGGCCTTCTGGGTTCTGGTCGGATATCCCAACGCCTCGGTTATTGAAGCAGCTACCCAGACCCGGATCCGTCTGATCGATGTGGGCGTTGATGCGGAGAAAACCGGTTTTTACGACGCATATGCATACGCCCCCACAACCATTCCCGCCGGTACATACCCGGACCAGGAAAAGGACTGTCATACCTTCCAGGACTCCACTCTGCTGACAACCCGCGCTGATGTTGATGATGAAATCGTCTATAACATCACCAGGGTTATCTGGTCGGAAAAAGGTCTTGAATTCATGCGCCAGGCCCATGGGGCAGCCAAGGAAATGTCGCTGGAAAACAATTTCAAAAATGCTTCCAGACCGCTTGCAAAAGGGGCGGCAAAGTTCTGGAACGAAAAAGGCAGGCAGATTCCGCCGGAACTCAAACCCGTTGACTGA